A window from Pseudomonas sp. Tri1 encodes these proteins:
- a CDS encoding DUF2334 domain-containing protein, giving the protein MNHSPSVLLVLHDVAPQTWPDYQPFVEAVDALGHVPMTWLVVPDFHRANALEDHPGFRRLLDSRVERGDELVLHGYYHCDEGPLALHPKDWFMRRVYTHEGEFYNLSEQAALARLRAGIETFQRYQWPLEGFVAPAWLMSAGTRQALRQLPLSYTSDSQHLYRLPDFTVIDAPGLVWSARSAWRRGLSKVISDQREQRWRQAPVIRLGLHPVDMRHGFSRDYWLRTLERLLNDGRVPLTKAGWLATQGLPVSSAA; this is encoded by the coding sequence ATGAATCACTCGCCCAGCGTGTTACTGGTGCTGCACGACGTGGCGCCGCAAACCTGGCCCGACTACCAGCCCTTCGTCGAAGCCGTCGACGCCCTCGGCCATGTGCCGATGACCTGGCTGGTGGTGCCCGACTTCCACCGTGCCAATGCGCTGGAGGATCACCCCGGCTTTCGGCGCTTGCTCGACAGTCGGGTCGAGCGCGGCGACGAACTGGTGCTGCATGGCTATTACCATTGCGACGAGGGGCCGCTGGCCCTGCACCCCAAGGACTGGTTCATGCGCCGGGTCTATACCCACGAAGGCGAGTTCTACAACTTGTCCGAGCAAGCCGCCCTCGCCCGCCTGCGTGCCGGTATCGAAACCTTCCAGCGTTACCAGTGGCCACTGGAAGGTTTCGTTGCCCCGGCCTGGCTGATGAGCGCAGGCACACGCCAGGCCTTGCGCCAGTTGCCCCTGAGTTACACCAGCGACAGCCAACACCTTTATCGCCTGCCGGACTTCACCGTCATCGACGCCCCCGGGTTGGTCTGGAGCGCCCGCAGTGCCTGGCGTCGTGGCCTGTCGAAAGTCATCAGCGACCAACGTGAACAGCGCTGGCGCCAGGCCCCGGTGATTCGCCTGGGCCTGCACCCGGTGGACATGCGCCACGGTTTTTCCCGCGACTACTGGCTCCGAACCCTCGAGCGCCTGCTCAATGACGGCCGAGTGCCGCTGACCAAGGCCGGCTGGCTGGCGACCCAGGGGCTGCCGGTCAGCAGCGCGGCATGA
- the secA gene encoding preprotein translocase subunit SecA — translation MFAPLLKKLFGSKNEREIKRMLKTVQTVNAFEEQMVALSDDQLRAKTAEFKDRIAKGETLDQILPEAFAVAREAGKRIMGMRHFDVQLIGGMTLHEGKIAEMRTGEGKTLVATLGVYLNALSGKGVHVVTVNDYLARRDANWMRPLYEFLGLTVGVVTPFQPPEEKRAAYAADITYGTNNEFGFDYLRDNMAFSMEEKFQRELNFAVIDEVDSILIDEARTPLIISGQAEDSSKLYIEINKLIPQLTLHVEEVEGEVTKPGHYTVDEKTRQVELNEAGHQFVEEMLTRVGLLAEGESLYSAHNLGLLTHVYAGLRAHKLFHRNVEYIVQDGQVVLVDEHTGRTMPGRRLSEGLHQAIEAKEGLNIQAESQTLASTTFQNYFRLYNKLSGMTGTADTEAFEFHQIYGLQVVVIPPNKPLARKDYNDLVFLTAEEKYAAIINDIKEGMAQGRPILVGTATIETSEHMSALLNKEGIEHKVLNAKFHEKEAEIIAQAGRPGALTIATNMAGRGTDILLGGNWEVEVATLEDPTPEQIAQIKADWQKRHQQVLESGGLQVIASERHESRRIDNQLRGRAGRQGDAGSSRFYLSLEDSLMRIFASDRVKNFMKALGMQPGEAIEHRMVTNAIEKAQRKVEGRNFDIRKQLLEFDDVNNEQRKVIYHMRNSLLAADNIGETIADFRQDVLNATVSAHIPPQSLPEQWDVAGLEAALQSDFGVALPIQQWLDEDDHLYEETLREKLLAELIAAYNEKEDQAGAEALRSFEKQIVLRVLDDLWKDHLSTMDHLRHGIHLRGYAQKNPKQEYKRESYTLFSELLDSIKRDSIRVLSHVQVRREDPAEEEARLRQEAEALAARMQFEHAEAPGLEVVAEEGVDVDVALATAPVRNEQKLGRNELCYCGSGKKYKHCHGQIQ, via the coding sequence ATGTTTGCGCCTTTGTTAAAGAAACTTTTTGGAAGCAAGAACGAGCGTGAAATCAAACGCATGCTCAAGACGGTACAGACTGTCAATGCCTTCGAAGAGCAAATGGTGGCCCTTTCGGACGATCAGTTACGCGCCAAGACTGCCGAATTCAAGGACCGCATCGCCAAGGGGGAAACCCTTGACCAGATCCTGCCCGAAGCCTTTGCGGTCGCCCGCGAAGCCGGCAAGCGGATCATGGGTATGCGCCACTTCGACGTCCAGTTGATCGGCGGCATGACCTTGCACGAAGGCAAGATCGCCGAAATGCGTACCGGTGAGGGCAAGACCCTCGTGGCAACCCTGGGCGTGTACCTCAACGCGCTGTCCGGCAAGGGCGTGCACGTGGTGACGGTCAACGACTACCTGGCTCGCCGCGACGCCAACTGGATGCGTCCGCTCTATGAATTCCTCGGCCTGACCGTCGGCGTCGTCACGCCGTTCCAGCCGCCGGAAGAGAAGCGCGCCGCCTACGCCGCCGACATCACCTACGGTACCAACAACGAATTCGGTTTCGACTACCTGCGCGACAACATGGCGTTCAGCATGGAAGAGAAATTCCAGCGTGAACTCAACTTTGCCGTGATCGACGAAGTCGACTCCATCCTTATCGACGAGGCCCGTACCCCGCTGATCATTTCCGGTCAGGCCGAGGACAGCTCCAAGCTGTACATCGAGATCAACAAACTGATCCCGCAGCTCACCTTGCACGTCGAGGAAGTCGAAGGCGAAGTCACCAAGCCCGGGCACTACACCGTTGACGAGAAGACCCGCCAGGTCGAGCTCAACGAAGCCGGTCACCAGTTCGTCGAGGAAATGCTTACCCGCGTCGGCTTGCTGGCCGAAGGCGAGAGCCTGTACTCGGCCCACAACCTGGGCCTGCTGACCCACGTTTATGCAGGCCTGCGTGCCCACAAGCTGTTCCATCGCAACGTCGAATACATCGTGCAGGACGGCCAGGTCGTGCTGGTTGACGAACACACCGGTCGTACCATGCCGGGTCGTCGCCTGTCCGAAGGCCTGCACCAGGCCATCGAAGCCAAGGAAGGCCTGAACATCCAGGCCGAGAGCCAGACCCTGGCCTCGACCACCTTCCAGAACTACTTCCGCCTGTACAACAAACTGTCCGGCATGACGGGTACCGCCGACACCGAAGCGTTCGAATTCCACCAGATCTATGGTCTGCAAGTGGTGGTGATTCCGCCGAACAAGCCACTGGCCCGTAAAGACTACAACGACCTGGTGTTCCTGACCGCCGAAGAGAAGTACGCGGCGATCATCAACGACATCAAGGAAGGCATGGCCCAGGGGCGTCCGATCCTGGTGGGTACCGCCACCATCGAAACCTCCGAGCACATGTCCGCCTTGCTCAACAAGGAAGGCATCGAGCACAAGGTACTCAACGCCAAGTTCCACGAGAAGGAAGCCGAGATCATCGCCCAGGCCGGTCGCCCGGGGGCGCTGACCATCGCCACCAACATGGCCGGCCGTGGTACCGACATCCTGCTGGGCGGCAACTGGGAAGTGGAAGTCGCTACCCTGGAAGACCCGACCCCCGAGCAGATCGCGCAGATCAAGGCCGACTGGCAGAAGCGTCACCAGCAGGTACTGGAGTCCGGCGGTTTGCAGGTCATCGCTTCCGAGCGTCATGAATCGCGCCGTATCGACAACCAGTTGCGTGGCCGTGCCGGTCGCCAGGGTGACGCCGGTTCCAGCCGCTTCTACCTGTCTCTGGAAGACAGCCTGATGCGCATCTTCGCCTCTGACCGGGTGAAGAATTTCATGAAGGCCCTGGGCATGCAGCCGGGCGAGGCGATCGAGCACCGCATGGTGACCAACGCCATCGAGAAGGCCCAGCGCAAGGTCGAAGGTCGTAACTTCGATATTCGCAAGCAACTGCTCGAGTTCGACGACGTCAACAACGAACAGCGTAAAGTGATCTATCACATGCGTAACAGTTTGTTGGCCGCCGACAACATCGGTGAAACCATCGCCGATTTCCGCCAGGACGTGCTCAACGCCACCGTCAGCGCCCACATTCCGCCGCAGTCGCTGCCGGAGCAATGGGATGTTGCCGGCCTGGAAGCGGCCCTGCAGAGCGACTTCGGCGTGGCGCTGCCGATCCAGCAATGGCTCGACGAAGACGATCACCTGTATGAAGAAACCCTGCGTGAGAAGCTGCTGGCCGAGTTGATCGCTGCCTACAACGAGAAAGAAGACCAGGCCGGTGCCGAAGCGCTGCGCTCCTTCGAGAAGCAGATTGTGCTGCGGGTACTGGACGATCTGTGGAAAGACCACCTGTCGACCATGGACCACCTGCGTCACGGTATCCATTTGCGCGGTTACGCCCAGAAGAACCCGAAGCAGGAGTACAAGCGCGAGTCCTACACGCTGTTCTCCGAACTGCTGGATTCGATCAAGCGCGACTCGATCCGGGTCCTGTCCCACGTTCAGGTTCGTCGCGAAGACCCGGCCGAGGAAGAAGCTCGCCTGCGTCAGGAAGCCGAAGCCCTGGCCGCGCGCATGCAATTCGAACACGCCGAAGCCCCGGGGCTTGAAGTGGTCGCCGAGGAGGGCGTCGACGTCGATGTCGCCCTGGCAACCGCACCGGTGCGTAACGAGCAGAAGCTGGGCCGTAACGAACTGTGCTACTGCGGTTCGGGCAAGAAATACAAGCATTGCCACGGGCAGATCCAGTAA
- a CDS encoding DciA family protein, which translates to MAFRPLPAKAPAVLLREAKPLKAIFGHAKRLGHLQRLLDSQLQPAAREHCHVASWREGSLLLIVTDGHWATRLRYQQKRLLRQLQAFEEFANLTRILFKVQPPTVQVGAKGHTLDLSSDAAATIQATADGITDPKLRAALERLAAHARPKD; encoded by the coding sequence ATGGCCTTCCGCCCTCTTCCAGCCAAGGCGCCCGCCGTTCTGCTGCGCGAAGCCAAGCCGCTGAAAGCCATCTTCGGCCACGCCAAACGCCTGGGCCACTTGCAGCGCTTGCTCGACAGTCAGCTGCAGCCAGCCGCCCGCGAGCATTGTCACGTGGCGTCCTGGCGCGAAGGCAGTTTGTTGCTGATCGTCACCGACGGCCACTGGGCCACGCGTTTGCGCTACCAGCAAAAGCGCCTGCTGCGTCAATTGCAGGCGTTCGAAGAGTTCGCCAACCTGACGCGGATTCTGTTCAAGGTCCAGCCGCCCACCGTCCAGGTCGGCGCCAAGGGGCATACGCTGGACTTGTCCAGCGATGCCGCCGCGACCATCCAGGCCACGGCGGACGGCATCACCGATCCCAAGCTGCGGGCGGCACTGGAGCGGTTGGCGGCGCATGCGCGGCCCAAGGACTGA
- a CDS encoding helicase HerA-like domain-containing protein, which translates to MPDSSQLVIGADLAGQPIAQAMRLANRHGLVAGATGTGKTVTLQRLAEAFSDAGVAVFAADIKGDLCGLGAAGNPQGKVAERIAGMPWLGHKPQAYPVTLWDIHGQSGHPLRTTLSEMGPLLIGSLLELTDSQQSALYAAFKVADREGLLLLDLKDLKALLNHLRDNPELLGDDAALMTTGSSQALLRRLSTLEQQGADALFGEPALQLEDILQPASDGRGRIHLLDASRLVHEAPKVYATFLLWLLAELFEQLPERGDADKPLLALFFDEAHLLFAGTPKALQDRLEQVVRLIRSKGVGVYFVTQSPGDLPDDVLAQLGLRIQHGLRAFTAKEQKSLRAVAEGFRPNPQFDALAVLTELGIGEALVGTLQEKGTPEMVQRVLVAPPQSRIGPLSEAERAGLIASSPLQGRYDKPIDRESAYEVLMGRKGLEPQAEVAPGKPTAEEPSFTEQAGEFLGTAAGQALKSAMRQAANQLGRQLVRGLMGSLLGGSKRR; encoded by the coding sequence ATGCCTGACTCATCGCAACTCGTTATCGGGGCCGACCTTGCTGGCCAGCCCATCGCCCAGGCCATGCGCCTGGCGAACCGTCATGGTCTGGTGGCAGGGGCCACCGGCACCGGCAAGACCGTCACCTTGCAACGCCTGGCCGAAGCGTTCAGCGACGCCGGCGTGGCGGTGTTCGCCGCGGACATCAAGGGCGACTTGTGTGGCCTCGGCGCTGCCGGAAACCCCCAGGGCAAAGTCGCCGAGCGCATTGCCGGTATGCCCTGGCTTGGCCACAAGCCTCAGGCTTATCCCGTAACGTTGTGGGACATCCATGGTCAATCCGGTCATCCATTGCGCACCACGCTGAGTGAAATGGGCCCCCTGCTGATCGGCAGCCTGCTCGAGCTGACGGACAGCCAGCAGTCGGCGTTGTACGCCGCCTTCAAGGTCGCTGACCGCGAAGGCCTGTTGCTGCTGGACCTCAAGGATTTGAAGGCATTGCTCAATCACCTCAGGGACAACCCCGAGTTGCTGGGCGACGATGCGGCCCTGATGACCACCGGTTCCAGCCAGGCCTTGTTGCGACGCTTGTCCACTCTGGAGCAGCAGGGCGCGGACGCGTTGTTCGGCGAGCCGGCCCTGCAACTGGAAGACATCCTGCAACCGGCCAGCGATGGTCGCGGTCGCATCCACTTGCTGGACGCCAGCCGTCTGGTCCATGAAGCACCGAAGGTCTACGCGACGTTCCTGCTGTGGCTGCTGGCTGAGTTGTTCGAGCAGTTGCCCGAGCGCGGCGATGCGGACAAACCGCTGCTGGCTCTGTTCTTCGATGAGGCACACTTGCTGTTCGCCGGCACGCCCAAGGCTTTGCAGGACCGCCTGGAGCAAGTCGTACGGCTGATCCGCTCCAAAGGTGTCGGGGTGTATTTCGTGACCCAGTCGCCTGGGGATTTGCCAGACGACGTGCTGGCGCAGTTGGGTTTGCGCATCCAGCATGGCCTGCGGGCCTTTACCGCCAAGGAGCAGAAGTCGTTGCGGGCGGTGGCGGAAGGTTTCCGGCCGAACCCGCAATTCGATGCCCTGGCGGTGCTCACTGAGCTGGGTATCGGTGAGGCCTTGGTGGGCACCTTGCAGGAAAAAGGCACGCCGGAAATGGTCCAACGTGTGCTGGTGGCGCCACCGCAGTCGCGTATCGGGCCGCTGAGCGAGGCCGAGCGCGCCGGGCTGATCGCCAGTTCGCCGTTGCAAGGGCGCTACGACAAACCGATCGATCGCGAATCGGCCTATGAAGTGCTGATGGGGCGCAAGGGGCTGGAGCCGCAGGCTGAAGTGGCCCCAGGCAAACCGACGGCCGAAGAACCGAGCTTCACCGAACAGGCCGGGGAATTCCTTGGCACGGCGGCCGGCCAGGCGCTTAAATCGGCGATGCGCCAGGCGGCCAATCAGTTGGGGCGCCAACTGGTGCGCGGGTTGATGGGGTCGTTGCTGGGGGGCAGCAAGCGCCGGTAG
- a CDS encoding glycosyltransferase family 1 protein, which yields MFIVHIADITMFYAPASGGVRTYLDAKHRRLGDRPGIRHSLLIPGAHLSEHDGIYKVPAPALPFGKGYRFPLRLAPWRNVLRDLQPDLIEVGDPYLTAWAALDARRQLDVPVIGFYHSDLPLLVSNRMGNWFTPNIEAYVSKLYGNFDRVLAPSQVMADKLIGLGVKNVYVQPLGVDLQTFNPAARDPELRAELGIAEDTRLLIFAGRGSKEKNLPVLLKCMKRLGERYHLLLVGSSMPAVVPDNVTVVDEFCPAPQVARLMASADALLHAGDQETFGLVILEAMASGIPVVAVAAGAFTEIVHENCGLLCTPNNPQAMANAVRQLFSEGCQQRGVLARQHVERHYAWDSVVNSLLGHYYAVLGEQMPLLANG from the coding sequence ATGTTCATCGTGCATATAGCGGACATAACCATGTTCTACGCCCCCGCCAGCGGAGGCGTGCGCACTTATCTGGATGCCAAGCACCGGCGCCTGGGTGATCGGCCCGGAATTCGCCACAGCCTGTTGATCCCCGGCGCGCATTTGAGCGAGCACGATGGGATCTACAAGGTTCCGGCCCCCGCCCTGCCCTTCGGCAAGGGCTATCGTTTCCCACTTCGCCTGGCACCCTGGCGCAATGTCCTGCGTGATTTACAGCCGGATCTGATTGAAGTCGGCGATCCCTACCTTACCGCGTGGGCTGCCCTGGATGCCCGGCGCCAGCTTGACGTGCCCGTTATCGGTTTCTATCACTCCGACCTGCCGCTGCTGGTGAGCAACCGCATGGGCAACTGGTTCACGCCCAATATCGAAGCCTATGTCAGCAAGTTGTATGGCAACTTCGATCGGGTCCTGGCGCCGAGCCAGGTCATGGCCGACAAACTGATCGGGTTGGGCGTCAAGAACGTCTACGTGCAACCGTTGGGCGTAGACCTGCAGACCTTCAACCCCGCCGCCCGCGACCCGGAGTTGCGTGCCGAGCTGGGCATTGCCGAGGACACGCGCCTGCTGATTTTTGCCGGTCGCGGTTCCAAGGAAAAAAACCTGCCGGTGTTGCTCAAGTGCATGAAACGCCTGGGCGAGCGCTACCACCTGCTGCTGGTGGGCTCGTCAATGCCCGCCGTGGTGCCGGACAACGTCACGGTGGTCGATGAATTCTGCCCGGCACCGCAGGTCGCCCGGCTCATGGCCAGCGCCGATGCCCTGCTCCATGCCGGTGACCAGGAGACATTCGGCCTGGTGATCCTCGAAGCCATGGCCAGCGGTATCCCGGTGGTGGCAGTGGCGGCCGGGGCCTTTACTGAAATCGTCCACGAGAACTGCGGCTTGCTGTGCACCCCCAACAATCCACAGGCCATGGCCAACGCTGTGCGGCAACTTTTCTCCGAAGGCTGTCAGCAGCGCGGGGTGCTGGCGCGCCAGCATGTGGAGCGCCATTACGCATGGGACTCCGTGGTCAACAGCTTGTTGGGGCATTATTACGCTGTGCTCGGCGAACAGATGCCGTTGCTGGCCAATGGTTGA